In the genome of Pangasianodon hypophthalmus isolate fPanHyp1 chromosome 15, fPanHyp1.pri, whole genome shotgun sequence, the window TCTCCTCCCCCTTGTCTGCTGTGCTCTTGGgtcttttccttctcttctcaCTGTCTGGTGCATCTTGGCTGGCAGAGGTCCCACTCTTTCCTTTCACCTTTGGCTTCTTCTCCTCTGTTCCGTCATCCCTTTCTTCAGTTTCGGGGCTTTTTTTCACTCTTGCCGGCATCTTTTATTCATCTAGCAGCATGAAGAGTGTTTCCTCGTCTGTTTCGGTGGTGTTGGGTGACGCTGCCTGACCCCAGGTGCAAAGGTGCAGCTGGAACTGGTCCTCAGTGCGGCGCTTGTTACAGGTCTTGCAGTGTAGTGTGGAGCTCCTGAATAATTACTGGATGGGGAATAGGTCACATGACATTGTAGCCATCAAATTATTTGCTATACCTTTAAGACACTCCTCTATCATATCCATATTCATACATTACATGTGACATTATTCTGTTTTGTCTTCATGgaggacatttttttctcttgtccAAATCTGACACGCAGTAAAGTATGTATTTTCAttacatgtatatattaaaagaattaaaatagaTATCAGCTTTGTATGGCTGATgtagagagcaaaaaaaaagaattgaataTCATCAGAGTGTGCCTGGTTTTCTGCATCAGTTTTTCCTGTTCATTCTGTGTTTATGCTTATCCTGTTCATAATGGCAGCCAAAAACACCTGATATTTCTACATGAACGTGTTACAACTTGGGGGTGAGCTAGTGAAAATTGAGAGgcacaaggagagagagagagaaagacagacagacagacagaaagagagagagagagagagagagagagagagagacagtgtgtaaGGGGAGGAGAGGGGATGGGCTTCAAAACTTTCATTATTCATTAGGCATGGATAGCTTTActcaagtacacacacacacacacacacacacacacagaaacacaatgtTAAGAATACATACTTCCAGTCCTATCAAAGcaattaaattaatgtaaataaacaaaaaaaaaaaaataataaaactcatGAAAATTCAAGGAAACAAATAACATACTCCTAAGGATGAACTACCTGAAGATATTTGAAGAAGATTAGCAATGAGATATACACCTGGACATGATACACATGTGCATATAATCACATAGTCATGCTGCCAACTGTTTAACTCTCTGATTATGTTTCCTCTTTCCATACATCCTTACAACATCTTATGTCTTTCCACACTTATTCTCTGTAATTTAATATTGAGCTTCATGTTTAAGAGTAAAACACATAAGCATTATATACACATTTAGGTTTAGAGACACTAAACATAGATTTGCccttaaaattttattataataataataataataataataattattattattattattatcattattattattattattatttccaacAACTTTGTGAGTTGTGAGTCAGAATTGTGAAGTGTCCAACCAGCTCTACAAACTTATGGAATTTTCTACAAGAGACACGCCAGAGCACCTCTGAGAAATGCCTGAAAAAAGTGGTTTGTTTAcctaaacataaacataatatcTCCTGcatgttacattacatttttacattacatctacagttaCATAGTGATTTTTTGCAATACATACCACAATCAAACAGGCACCTTCCCTGGTGGTTATCcaatgttcatggaaccacagttacatactgtatgtaactaGCATTCTACTTCACCCCTCCTAACCTCCAGAAGTGATGAGAAACACCTGAAAGATGTGTGCCAATGATGTGATGAGGGACCCATCTTAGGAATACCCTGAAATGATAGCCCCACTCACACCACTCTGAGCCATGATGTTAACCTTGTAGAACATGAAGACGGTCTATGATGACACATCTGAAGTGGCACACCTTTAAATAATGTGAACAAGACAATTCTTTGTAGAGTGGCATGTCATAGAAGAGACTGGGCATCTAGGATGTCTACAGACCAAGGTGATGATGTTCATCACCCAGTGGGTCTGCCTCTGTTTAGACAAGGGAGCCCCTATGTCTTGCTATCATGGCAAATGAACagtgggtgtgatgatcagattAATTCAAGGTTACAAGGCTTTTCCTCTAGGTTAACAAGTTGGCCTCAGGTTGTTTACTTATCTTGCACCTGGACTACAGGTTTCTTATCTTTCACATGGACATTCATCCTCCTCATAGCTCATGAGCCCTCTCTTGTTCTTCTCTGCAGCAAATAATGGTTCCATTCATGGACAGTTTGTATCATGTACATTATCAATTAGTTTCAAGTTGCAGCCTGGTCAATTCACTTCCAACCACTAGTGAGCATTATTGTACAAACCAAGGTCTTACCAGTCATCCTGGGGCCAGAAGCAGAATTCTGTGGCCTTGTAGCTGAATTCTGTACAgggtggggaaaaaatagtTGTAGGTGGGAAAAGGCATATAATATTTGGAGTGGCCACCTGTGGCCCAGAGCATCCTGTTCCAGAAAGCTGTCTGGCTCTGCCAGGGATAACAACAATCAGCAGTTAGTTTTAGCACTGGCAAAGACTTCCTACCCATACCTCACTAAACCTTTCCCAGGTGTGTGCACTGGGTGCAGATACCACTCTCCTGGATGTACCTCTTCCATCTCAACACTGCATCACTGTATAGCCCCAGCAGATGATTTGCTCTCAGTGAGGCTTGTCACAGATGGGCCCACTGGACTTTGTGCAAGGTGGAAAGAGCTGATCAAGCTTATGCTGCCTTGTTGGCTGATATAGCTGATCAGCACAATGTAGTCTGAGTGACTACAAGAAGAAGAACCTGAGGGCCAAATGGACCACCTTCAATTCCAGCTGGTTGAAGTGTTTTAACCTTGTACTGGGGGACCACATCTCCCCTGAACCCAGTGGCAACACACCATTTCCCAGCCTGTAAGGGCTGACATCCGCAATAATTACCTTTCTTCCATTGAATCATGTAAAACAGGTTTGCTCTTCTTAGCGAGGCACCCACTAAAAGGTCTGTTGAAAGTGCTCAGTTTATACTCTATTCATTGACAGGtaaaattagctaggcctttagcaGCACCAGCTGTAATTAGTTATATACAGGGAGCCAGGGGACCAGACAAGTAGATAATCTAAGTCAAGTTCAGGTTTTATAAAATACAGTGGATgcaaaaagtctacacactcctgttaaaattgcaggtctttgtgatgaaaccaagataaatcatgtcagacaTTTTTCCACCGTTAaggtgatatagcaaccaacaaaattcgagtgaaaaacaaatggaaattttATTTTGGGAAAAACCTACAAtcacctggttgcacaagtgtgcacacccctttactaatattttgttaaagcTTTTGCTTgcaatacagcactcagtctttttggggaAAAGGGTCTACCAACTGATTTGGAAATTTTATTCCATTATGGAGCAAAAATTATCCAGATCGATCAAATTGTGAGGTGATTGCCTGTGCACAGCCCTTTtgaagtcattccacaggtttttgctgagatttagatctgggctctgattgGGTCATTCCAAAACTTTGATCTACGTCTTCTAAAGCCATTCCTTCGTTGATGTGGTTTGGGTAATTGTTGTGCTGGAAAGTAAAACTTTTCTTCTTCAGCTGtttaacagaggcctgcaggttttgtgccaaactagattggtatttggagctatccatgattccctctatggTGTACTTTGgctgataagctgtcttgtttttgtgccaaacatatattttagaattatgccaAAAATTTCTACCTTGATCTCATCataccataacacattttgcaacATTGTTTGGCATTTACGtgggcttggattttttttgagaaagggcttctgtctagccaccctaccccatagcccagacatgtgaagaacacAAGAGGagtgtcacatgcagggagtgtcacatgcagggagtgaccagtaatTACAAGATATTCCTGCAGCAACTTttatgttgctgtaggtctcttggcagcctcacTGATAAGTTTTCATCTCGGTAATgccactgtggtgccccatttctccacttgatgatgatgcCATTCATGGTGATCCGTGGTACATCTAAcgttttggaaattattttgtacCCCTCTCTTGATTGATACATTTCAACAATGATATCCGTATAAGCTTTATAAGCTCTTTGCGGGCCATGGCTTGACCAGTCTAATGAACCAAAAAGaaatactacagaaacaatTGATCATTAGTttgggttaatcagaataacttCACTGAAGACAGATGCATGATAATTACTactgaacatgagtttgaatgtgattggttatttctgagcacagtcacatgccccattaaaATAGGGTGTGGACACTTGTGCAgttaggttattgtaagtttttttcttttttaccctaaagcatttctatttgtttgtcacttgaattttgttagTTGCTATAttacattgttgttgttgttgttcctctttcggctgctcccattaggggtcaccacagcagatcactggtccacgtatttgatttggcacaggttttacctTTTGCCAAATACCCTTCCTGAcacaccctccccagttttatccaggtTTCTGACTGACACAGAGAGCATACTGTTGCACGCATCCCCAGTGGCCGGGGTTGGTTCCGTGGCCGGGAACCACTAGACCTCCAGGGACCGGTTTGCAATAGCATAttaaatgtggggaaaaaagatctgatttatcttacatttttttctaaaaattaattataattcctaaaaaaaactttagtttTAACAGGGGTATATAGAGGGTTTATATCCACGGTGTAGGAGTCCATGTAGGAGTCAATAGTTGATATACACCTTTGTCATTGATGtccactgctgccacatggtgATTACAGTAGGTTGTGGTCACTGAACTGTTGGAAGTGGTGGTCTGAACAGTATGGACAGTTTATTGATAATAGGACAACATTTGAAATCAACCCTGGTCTTTTAGGGCAGCACAGTATCTATCCCActcaggaaggtgctgctctcattccTTGTAGCACATCTCATAGTATTAGAACACCCTGGTTAATCTGTGCAAAGCAGAGATGGGGCTAGGCAAAAAATCTAAACCAACCATCTGCCTTCATGTGCCACGTAGGTTCCACCATATTGAAaatgtgtctgttccctgaacaaaacataaacatataaaatgtagaaattcTCATGTTTGTACTAGTAATCTAATTATAGATACATACATTAAACCAACTGCACAGTCATCACCTTTGAGCTGAAGTTAACTGCTAAATATTAGATGTGTTACATCTAAAATGCTTTTTGTAATTGAGACTATTATGATATGGGATTTAATGATAAGGGATTTAATATACTCTGTTTAACAGAAACCTTTGACTAGATTAGACTAAATGAGTGCATAGCTTTAAATAAAGCTAGCACTGCCAGATAGAGCTACGTACATACAAATATCCTAGGCTAACTGGTCGAAGAGGTGGCATCACAATATTTTGTAAGGATATTTATCTCTTTTAGGTACTTTTTTATTACCATAACAAACACagtcaaaaatacaaaagtctACTGTAGCTTTTACTGTAATCTGTAGCCTTTGTAGGGTAAAAAGTTTACAGACACCAAGGTGACAGTCTCTTAAACCAGTCTGGGAGATTctagaaattgatgtaatggcTTTTAGgggcttctgattggccaattgtcataattagTTAATTGGAATTGCACCTGTTGCTGTAAAAGGGACTACATTTAGAGACAATGCCTTTTTGCCTTTGacaccatgggaaaatccaagcaactcggCTCACAAAAAACttgtggacctccacaagtctAGTTCCTCTttggagcaatttccaaacaactgaaggtacaactgtacaaacaattgtatgcaaatataaaaatctttgaACCACACAGACATTgttcaggaaagaggcacaaattaactcccagggatgaacGAAGGTTCAACTGAACCTCAAGACAACAAAAGAACTAGCGAAGGAgctggaggcatcaggtaccaaagtatgtaTGTTCACCATTAAGAAAATCCTACACTGCCGTGGCCTGGAAGGCTGTCACGCAAGGAAGAAGCCCCTACTCTAAGACCAGCATAAAAAAGGCAGACTGAAGTTTGCCTTTTTTGCCTGAAGTTTGAAGTGATCATCAGACTTTtgttcttctaaaaaaaaaagttattctaATGTTCAATGCCATGTATGGAGGAAAATGGATGACGCTTTTAATccgaagaacaccatcccaactgtgaagcatgaaGGCGGTAGCATTGTGTTGTGTGGGTATTTTGCTGAAAaacggactggtgcacttcagaaaatcaTCACGAGGAAGGACAATTATCTAGAAATgctgaagcaacacctcaagacatcagccagaaactTGGTCGCAACTAGGTCTACCAGCgggacaatgatcctaagcaaACCTccaacaaaatggcttaaagacaacataGTGAAAGTTTTGCAGTGGGCATATGTAGCCCTGTTTGAGGGTTTCCTCGATGTATTCATCCATGGCCTGTGTTTCCTTTGCAGACAGAGGGTAAAAATTAAGGTCCTCCTGCTACCTACACCCCAAAGACCATGGTCTCACACAGCCATAATCTTCATATCCAATCTTCCCCTTCTGTGCCGACAACCAGGCGGACTGAGCACAATTCCTCCCATGGGCAGAGTACACACAGAATTCCCTCAGGCATTCAGCAACCAAGCTCACACCTTTCCAGCGCATCCTGGGTTATCAGCCACCTCTATGGAACACCAACCCCACAGACTCACCCACAGTGGACAGCTGGTTCCAGCAGAGTGAGCAGGTGTGAGATCAAGCTCACCAACACGTAGATCACGTAGAGTCCTATTTCTTAAactttttatagtatttatagtagctgatagtatattataatattctcaTTCGAAACGCTTTTTATAAcactagttttattttattttgttctagaACACCCGCTTCTAGCCGGTTAGCCCATTAGCATCGCTAGCCCGTTAGCACAGCTACCACAAGTTTGTTTACGCTTCTCACCGATTATTTCTGTTACACTACTGCTCTAAAACACCATGTCGGTTGTGTGTCTGCCTTTGAGTGCAGGTGAGGATACACCCGAGCTGCACTCGGTGGATCTGGAGTTGGAGGCCGTGGAGAAACAGATCCGCGACCTACAGGTGAAGCAGGCCCAGCTGCGACAGCGGAAAGCCGTGCTGGAATCGTCCCGGACTGACGCTCACCTGTCCCAGGTAAATCCGCGGCGGGAAACAAACACTCCCAAAACCTCAACTCCGCGTATTTCTCTGTCCAGGCCTAGTGCACCAAGGTCGCGGCCCGCCCAGGTTTCGTTCACTCCGGCACCGGGGTACCACGGAGCCTGGATGCAGCAGCAGCGGAAGACACGAGCCAGGACCCGGGCGAGGACCTCTCCCCCTCCGCCGCCACCCGTTTTCGAGATCTCGACCAGGAACCGCTTCGCTCCACTTCGCGAGTCGGAAAGCGACGCGGTGATCATCGGAGACTCCATCGTCCGGCACGTCCGTGCTACCACGGCTAAAGGTAAGGTGCGCACTCGCTGTTTTCCTGGTGCTCGTGTTCTCGATGTCGCTGCACAGGTACCCGCGATCCTGAATGGGAAGAACATCGGAGCTGTGGTCCTCCATGCTGGCACGAACGACACCAGGCTGAGGCAGACGGAGATCCTGAAGAAGGACTTCAGAAGCCTGATTGAGAAGGTACGCAGCACATCGCCCACGACGAGGATCATCGTGTCAGGACCGCTTCCCACGTTCCAGCGAGGAATTGAGAGGTTCAGTAGgctatttgcttttaatgaatGGTTACAGTCATGGTGTCAAGACCAGAAATTACCCTTTATTGATAACTGGAATATTTTCTGGGAGCGTCCTAGGCTCTACCACACTGACGGCCTGCACCCAAGCAGAGCTGGAGCAGCGGTCCTCTCGGACAACATCTCTAGGACACTACGCACCATCTGACTGGTAAGCCATACCTTAGATTGCAATTATAATGGCCACTGTCCAACTCACCAGACTGATACAATTGGCTTAACccaaccgtctgctagctgcctaGAGTCGTCACCTAGGGTACATagcattgagactgtgtctgttccccgtgctgtattaaaattaagaaagaataaagtctgttttagcaatttaataaacatacctaCATTAGATAATAATACTGAGAGTGCAGCCTGCACCTCTACTCTAAAGCTAGGTTTGCTAAATATCAGATCTCTTGAGTCTAAAACGCTCTTAGTTAATGAACTGATCACGGACCAGGAGTATGACGCgttatgtttaacagaaacatggattaggCAGAACAATtatgttgcattaaatgaagctagtccgcccgcttatagctacatacatcagcctcgtttaaccggtagaggaggaggcgtcgcagttattcataaggataatctgaccatcatacagaaactaggacaaaactttaattcatttgaagcactttatagtaacataagtgcagtcgctaatgataagtcatcacagtcccttccgttagttattatctacagacccccaggaccgtactctgaatttcttagtgaatttacagatttcctATCAAACCTAGTTGTTTCTGTGGACCGAGCGATAATTActggagactttaacattcattttgagaatatagGCAACCCGCTGAAGATAGCGTTTACATCCATACTTGACTCATTGGGagtcaatcagtgtgttgtaggatccacacataaagcaggtcatacgttagacttaatattatctcttggagttaatataacagatatagtgataatcccgcagtctgaggcaatatcagatcacagtctgatttcgttttgtgtgcgtcacagtagcattgtacacacagaaccgcgctaccgatttagccgtacaataacacctgcgaccgcgcagagctttattaatcaccTACCAGAATTATCCGCTAGTATAGGGTCACCTTCAGACCCTTTAGAACTCGAACAGGCGACAGAATTTTTAGAGTCGACATTCCGCTGTACCTTAGATAATGTAGCCccacttagaagaaaaacaattaaagataagaaactcgctccgtggtatagtgaccacacccgctctctaaaacagaacgcccgaaagctagagcgtaaatggcaccagaccaaactcctagcatttaaaatagcatggaaagacagtattttagcctataaaaaagctctaaggcaagctaggtccacttacttatcaacgcttatagaaaataataaaagtaatcctaaattcttatttaacaccatagcagaattaactaggaataagacatcgacagaaatttccacaataacagcatacaaaagtaatgatttcatgaaattctttgatagcaaaattaaaaacattaggcaggagatacaggcccaaagtccaaattatacaatagactgggaggatagactaaccatagatcagagcttagaaagttttactcctcttgaagagaatgatttaatctcgctcatctcttctgctaaatcatcaacctgtctattagatccggtaccaacacgtcttcttaagcaaatagttggaaccgtaactgaacccctgcttaaaatagttaactcctcactgagcaatgggtacgttccaaaatcacttaaattagctgttattaaaccactagtgaagaaaccagaccttgaccctaacaacttaactaactataggccgatttcaaaccttccctttctatctaaaatattagagaaagtagtagcgcagcagctaatttcatatctacaaagtaataatatctatgaactttatcagtcaggtttcaggccccaccacagcacagagacagcattagtcaaagtagtcaatgacttgctattagcctctgatcggggttgcattagtttattaattttactcgaccttagcgcagcgttcgacactatcgaccataatatccttcttcacagactggaaaaggtcgtaggaattaagggctcagccctcgactggtttagatcttatttaaccgatcgctatcagtttgtagatttaaacggtgaccactcagcacgttatcgagtagaatatggcgttccgcagggttcagtcttaggcccactgcttttcacgttatacatgctccctttaggtaacataatccgtaaacataatattagcttccattgttatgctgatgacacacagttatacgtctcagctaggccagatgagaatagccagttaaagaaagttgaggcatgtgcgatagacataagagactggatgctaagcaactttctcctgctaaacccagaaaaaacagaggttctggtactgggaccacaagccgctagaagtaagtttagagatcacactgttactttagatggtctctctgtttcaagtagtctaacagtaaaagatctcggtgtgattatagactctaatctctcatttgaggcgcatgtagataatgtaagcaggttagcatttttccacctcagaaatattgctaagattagaaatatactttcgctaagtgatgctgaaacactagtccatgcatttatcacgtccagattagattactgtaatgctttactatctggatgctcatctagatgcataaataagcttcagatagttcagaacgcagcagcgagggtcctgactaggactaggaagtatgagcatatcacgccagtcttatctacattacactggctcccagtaagattccgcatcgattttaaaatattactcctaacctataaagcattaaacggtctcgctccgcagtatttaagcgatatgttagtaccttacgttccgccgcgcctacttcgctctaaggatgcaggctgtctatcagtaccacgcgttgccaaaaccacggcagggggcagagctttctcttaccaagccccaaaattatggaatagtctcccagttaatgtacgtgaagcagacacggtctcagtgtttaagtcgaggttgaagacttatttatttaacctagcatttagcgactagtgtttttatcaaaggagtagatctgggggactcgtggatgttgagttttatctccacacagtgactgtgagtgtacctaaccactttccttctccttctgccgagctacactcctgagctgccggtgatccagacctcccccccttcactctggacctgtccactgGCAAtacttcatactgccacgaaaacgcttcagctgttttccatggactacaccaacacacattgtgctcacacacacgcacactacagtgtaaacccatatgaggatgggttctctgttgagcctggttcctctcaaggtttcttcctatcaccatctcagggagtttttccttgccaccgtcgccctgcttgctcatcagagacggcacacacacacacttcactttacttttgtttgtgtaaagctgctttgagacaatgacctttgtaaaaagcgctatacaaataaaaatgaattgaattgaattgaatcatgcAGCCCAAGTCATCAAGAAATTTGCAGAGAGTCGGCATGGAGAGACACCCAACTACGAACCAGGTGATCGGGTATGGCAATCCACCAGAGACCTATGGGACCCTGAAGAATGCAGAAAGCTGACACATCACTATTTTGGCCCATTCAAAGTTCTCCAACGCATAAATGACATCACATACAAGCTGGACCTACCACGCTACAGCCACCTAGCCCGTTCCTTTCATGCCTTCTGCTTTAAACTGGTCACTCCAGGTCCACTCGCAGAAGGCATTCCCCCTTCACCCCTCCAGTACCCCTGGACATCGAAGGTGAGCCAGCTTACACCATCAAGGAAATCCTAGACTCGTGGCACCAAGAGGGTAAGCTGCAGAACCTTAGAGAATGGGAGGGCTATGGACCTGAGGAAAGGTGCTGAGTCCCAGCCCATGATGTGCTCGATCCCCTACTTTGTCAGGAATTCTGCAGAACCTTAGAGAATGGGAGGGCTATGGACCTGAGGAAAGGTGCTGAGTCCCAGCCCATGATGTGCTCGATCCCCTACTTTGTCAGGAATTCCATGCATGCCACCATAATCGCCCAGGTCCACCGTCTAGGGGGAGGCCTAGAAGAAAGCTCGCTCCCAGAGGTAGCACTTCGGAGGGAGGGTTCTGTCATGTGTATGCCAGATTCGGCGGCTAACTATAATTGTCAGATGACAGTGCGGTCTACAAACGTGGCCGCcgaggactacaacacccatcCACCACAGactctctcacattcacattctcCTTAATACAGACCACATACGTTTCTGTACCAGTCTATACCAAGATGTTATTTATTGTCTTTCTGATTTTGATCTCATTTCTGGTTTCCTCGTCTTGCTCTTGCTTGCCCAGTTCACGTTGTTT includes:
- the LOC128320361 gene encoding uncharacterized protein LOC128320361 isoform X2, which encodes MSVVCLPLSAGEDTPELHSVDLELEAVEKQIRDLQVKQAQLRQRKAVLESSRTDAHLSQVNPRRETNTPKTSTPRISLSRPSAPRSRPAQVSFTPAPGYHGAWMQQQRKTRARTRARTSPPPPPPVFEISTRNRFAPLRESESDAVIIGDSIVRHVRATTAKGKVRTRCFPGARVLDVAAQVPAILNGKNIGAVVLHAGTNDTRLRQTEILKKDFRSLIEKVRSTSPTTRIIVSGPLPTFQRGIERLYHTDGLHPSRAGAAVLSDNISRTLRTI
- the LOC128320361 gene encoding uncharacterized protein LOC128320361 isoform X1; this translates as MSVVCLPLSAGEDTPELHSVDLELEAVEKQIRDLQVKQAQLRQRKAVLESSRTDAHLSQVNPRRETNTPKTSTPRISLSRPSAPRSRPAQVSFTPAPGYHGAWMQQQRKTRARTRARTSPPPPPPVFEISTRNRFAPLRESESDAVIIGDSIVRHVRATTAKGKVRTRCFPGARVLDVAAQVPAILNGKNIGAVVLHAGTNDTRLRQTEILKKDFRSLIEKVRSTSPTTRIIVSGPLPTFQRGIERFSRLFAFNEWLQSWCQDQKLPFIDNWNIFWERPRLYHTDGLHPSRAGAAVLSDNISRTLRTI